A stretch of Primulina tabacum isolate GXHZ01 chromosome 13, ASM2559414v2, whole genome shotgun sequence DNA encodes these proteins:
- the LOC142521917 gene encoding uncharacterized protein LOC142521917, with amino-acid sequence MLRMCPRHGFSIGQQVETFYYGVDPSMRSMLDAAANGSLYRKTPTAALEIISNMAESNVGWQDNRMEKKVGILEMDALTAITAKLDGLTPQTAQLQAHKSIPIKSCFGGDSVNYVGNQGRQPYNPYSFSYNPGWRNHPNFGWRQSDNSVEQLHFHPPQHPTQQKPPQQPPKHPQGTGPSMPPDFKPQDRKSNLEDMLAKYIAGNEMRWQNQDAMMQRVETQLGQLATQMSTRAPGSLPSDTEKNPKGVNAVTVTSPIKQEAVDVGENVKEKGSSKPKFEDTKEKGKSLNSNPTIDINSLPFPQREKQLKLDTQFSKFLEIFKKLHINIPFAEALAQMPSYAKFLKDILLNKMKLVDFETVKLSEECSTNLQNNLPPKAKDPGSFSIHCTIGTSFFGKALCDLGASINLMPYSCFEKLGIGKVKPTTISLQLADRSIKYSMGVVEDVFVKVDKFIFPVDFVVLDVEEDREIPLILGRPFLSTGKALIDVHKGELMLRLNDESVVFNVFQSIKYPNDTSDCFRIDATDEFVECGLQ; translated from the exons ATGTTGAGAATGTGCCCGAGACATGGTTTTTCGATAGGCCAGCAAGTTGAAACATTCTACTATGGGGTGGATCCATCTATGAGATCTATGCTTGATGCAGCAGCAAACGGTAGCTTATACAGAAAAACACCAACCGCAGCGCTTGAAATCATATCTAATATGGCAGAGAGCAATGTAGGCTGGCAAGACAACAGAATGGAAAAGAAAGTCGGAATCCTTGAAATGGATGCTTTAACAGCAATCACTGCAAAACTTGATGGCTTGACACCACAGACGGCACAGTTACAAgcacataaatcaataccaatcaAGTCA TGTTTTGGAGGGGACTCAGTGAACTATGTGGGGAACCAAGGTCGGCAACCATATAACCCATACAGCTTCTCATATAACCCAGGGTGGAGGAATCATCCAAATTTTGGGTGGAGGCAATCAGATAATTCTGTTGAGCAACTACATTTTCATCCTCCACAACATCCTACACAACAAAAACCTCCTCAGCAACCACCTAAACATCCGCAAGGTACTGGACCTTCTATGCCACCCGATTTCAAACCACAAGATAGAAAGTCGAATCTTGAGGATATGCTCGCCAAGTATATAGCCGGGAATGAGATGAGATGGCAAAATCAAGATGCCATGATGCAAAGGGTAGAGACTCAACTAGGGCAGTTAGCGACACAAATGTCTACACGAGCTCCAGGTTCACTACCTAGTGACACGGAAAAGAATCCGAAGGGTGTCAATGCAGTCACGGTGACATCTCCCATTAAGCAAGAGGCAGTTGATGTTGGGGAAAATGTGAAGGAAAAGGGGTCATCCAAGCCAAAGTTCGAGGACACAAAGGAGAAAGGTAAGTCTCTGAACTCAAACCCCACTATTGATATTAATTCACTCCCGTTTCCCCAAAGAGAAAAGCAACTGAAACTGGAtactcaattttcaaaatttcttgagatTTTCAAAAAGCTGCACATAAATATCCCATTTGCAGAGGCTTTAGCTCAAATGCCCTCCTATGCTAAATTTCTTAAAGATATTTTGTTGAACAAGATGAAATTAGTGGACTTTGAGACGGTTAAGCTTTCGGAGGAATGTTCTACAAATTTACAAAATAATTTGCCTCCAAAAGCTAAGGACCCAGGTAGCTTCTCTATTCATTGTACCATAGGAACTTCATTTTTTggtaaagctttatgtgactTAGGTGCAAGTATTAATTTAATGCCTTATTCATGTTTTGAGAAGCTAGGAATTGGTAAAGTTAAACCTACTACAATTTCCCTACAATTAGCTGATAGATCTATTAAATACTCTATGGGAGTAGTAGAGGATGTTTTCGTGAAGGTTGACAAGTTTATTTTCCCAGTGGACTTTGTTGTGTTAGATGTGGAAGAGGATCGTGAGATTCCTCTTATTTTAGGAAGACCATTTTTATCCACTGGAAAAGCTCTGATAGATGTACACAAGGGTGAgttgatgttgagattgaatgaTGAGAGTGTGGTGTTTAATGTTTTTCAGTCCATCAAATACCCCAATGATACATCTGattgttttagaattgatgctACTGACGAGTTCGTTGAGTGTGGGTTGCAGTGA